A part of Candidatus Nitrosocosmicus arcticus genomic DNA contains:
- a CDS encoding 2-oxoacid:acceptor oxidoreductase subunit alpha has protein sequence MVISRESISWVIGGPQGSGVDSASHIFLKSIAMSGLNVFGKREYHSNIKGEHSYFSVRFSNQIVRSPVDDIDILVTFDAETIVRHSPFLLEGGILIYDPDVVGKKIEDIHTLDKSSEKRIAHILKSKYKEYSLAGIIEELKERKVILVELPYTKLINKFSEEIKDHSLSKLARITNVMSLAASLAVLDFDIPLMEQGIQDTFANKPKIAELNVKAANFTYSYVKESIGAIPEKFLFVTKIQNEANSNSIIAQGNQTSPLGKMVAGCRFQTYYPITPATDDSEYLELNQILEQNDKNNGSVVVIQTEDEIAAITMAIGAALTGVRACTTTSGPGFSLMAEALGWAGINEVPLLVSLYQRAGPSTGLPTRQEQGDLLFAINAGHGEFPRIVYSSGDIEESFYDTIRVFNYADIFQTPVIHMLDKYLSNSIITCNPFEYKNLKIERGKILEGNSLEIKQQGFSDHFKRFELSDNPISMRVPLGTENGIFWNTGDEHDEMGHITEDPETRISMMEKRLSKLELIQNRIPKEEQITIEFENSTSSKSKKLMVIVSWGSTKGAILDSLEKITETDDTIQFLYLQIKLLNPFPGKLLENIVNNKIEKLHSSDNTSSTIETIVTIIEMNYLSQLDVLIKQNTTMQSDHNILKYNGRPMSHTEIYNSLINIINNQSERRVILKNGV, from the coding sequence ATGGTTATTTCTAGAGAGTCCATTTCTTGGGTTATTGGTGGGCCTCAAGGAAGTGGAGTAGATTCGGCGTCCCACATATTTCTAAAATCCATAGCGATGTCGGGTTTGAATGTATTTGGTAAGAGAGAGTACCACTCGAACATAAAGGGAGAACATAGCTACTTCTCTGTGAGATTTTCAAATCAAATTGTAAGGTCTCCTGTTGATGATATTGACATTCTTGTAACTTTTGATGCTGAGACAATAGTAAGACATTCCCCATTCTTATTAGAAGGCGGTATATTGATTTATGATCCGGATGTTGTGGGAAAGAAAATTGAGGATATCCACACCTTAGACAAATCATCCGAAAAGAGGATAGCACACATCTTAAAGAGTAAGTACAAAGAATATAGTCTTGCAGGAATAATAGAGGAGCTCAAAGAGAGGAAAGTCATACTGGTAGAATTACCATATACTAAATTAATAAACAAGTTTTCGGAGGAAATTAAAGATCATTCTCTAAGTAAATTAGCAAGAATTACCAACGTAATGTCACTTGCGGCTTCATTGGCGGTTTTAGATTTTGATATTCCCCTTATGGAACAAGGGATACAAGATACATTTGCTAACAAACCAAAGATAGCAGAACTCAATGTGAAAGCGGCAAATTTCACTTATTCTTATGTTAAGGAGAGTATCGGTGCGATACCAGAAAAATTTTTATTTGTCACAAAGATCCAGAATGAAGCGAATAGTAATTCCATTATTGCACAAGGGAATCAAACTTCACCCCTAGGAAAAATGGTGGCGGGCTGTAGATTTCAAACATATTATCCTATTACGCCAGCTACCGATGACAGTGAATATCTAGAGTTAAACCAGATTCTAGAACAAAATGATAAAAATAATGGATCAGTGGTAGTAATTCAAACAGAAGATGAGATAGCCGCTATAACTATGGCTATCGGAGCGGCTTTAACCGGTGTCCGAGCCTGTACTACTACTTCAGGTCCAGGATTTTCTTTGATGGCAGAAGCATTAGGATGGGCAGGAATAAATGAAGTTCCTTTATTGGTTAGTTTGTATCAACGAGCAGGACCTTCGACTGGACTACCCACAAGACAAGAACAAGGAGATCTGTTATTCGCAATTAATGCAGGACATGGTGAATTTCCAAGGATAGTATATTCCTCTGGAGATATCGAAGAAAGCTTTTACGATACAATTAGAGTATTCAATTACGCGGATATTTTCCAGACACCAGTTATCCACATGTTAGACAAGTATCTTTCTAATAGCATCATTACATGCAACCCATTTGAATATAAAAATCTGAAGATTGAAAGGGGGAAGATATTGGAGGGTAATTCATTAGAGATTAAACAACAAGGCTTTTCAGATCACTTTAAAAGGTTCGAATTGAGCGATAATCCGATTTCCATGCGCGTACCGTTAGGCACAGAAAATGGTATATTCTGGAATACAGGCGATGAACATGACGAGATGGGTCATATAACCGAAGACCCAGAGACTAGGATTAGCATGATGGAAAAGAGATTGTCTAAATTAGAATTAATACAGAATAGAATACCTAAAGAAGAACAAATTACGATCGAATTTGAAAATAGTACAAGTAGTAAATCGAAAAAATTAATGGTAATAGTTAGTTGGGGATCTACGAAAGGAGCAATTCTAGATTCATTAGAAAAAATAACTGAAACAGATGATACAATTCAATTCTTGTACCTTCAAATCAAATTATTAAATCCTTTTCCAGGAAAACTTTTGGAAAACATTGTAAATAATAAGATAGAGAAACTGCATAGTAGTGACAATACATCATCAACTATCGAAACAATAGTGACAATTATTGAAATGAATTATTTGTCGCAACTGGACGTTCTAATAAAGCAAAATACAACCATGCAATCAGATCACAATATACTAAAATATAATGGTAGACCAATGTCTCATACCGAAATATACAATTCTTTAATAAACATAATAAACAATCAATCTGAAAGGAGAGTTATATTAAAAAATGGAGTATAA
- a CDS encoding methane monooxygenase/ammonia monooxygenase subunit B produces the protein MNKKSGNKPAMVFLIVTFIAGASMLASIIALLPMADGHGVQAQLQSRFVRINNEAFSAQSLNTGDTLVVTGELQSLVNRPMRGWISLFSESTNAGNRWEFISRDPPGNILEIQPQETIPYRLEAKALEPGIYHVHTQLNLANVGPGLGPGQTIQVVGEPILKPIPWNNIIYQSIIIAAGLGVTFATRPWQVI, from the coding sequence ATGAATAAGAAAAGCGGCAACAAACCCGCTATGGTGTTTCTAATTGTAACTTTTATCGCAGGAGCATCCATGTTAGCTAGTATTATTGCACTACTTCCAATGGCTGATGGTCACGGAGTTCAAGCTCAGCTTCAAAGCAGATTCGTAAGAATCAACAATGAAGCCTTTTCAGCACAATCCCTAAACACTGGTGACACATTGGTAGTTACAGGCGAGCTTCAAAGTTTGGTAAATAGACCCATGAGAGGTTGGATATCCCTTTTCAGTGAATCTACTAATGCTGGTAACAGATGGGAATTCATTAGTCGAGACCCACCAGGAAACATCCTCGAAATTCAACCACAAGAAACTATTCCATATCGACTTGAGGCAAAGGCCCTAGAACCTGGAATTTATCACGTTCACACACAACTCAATCTAGCAAATGTGGGTCCAGGTTTGGGTCCAGGTCAAACTATTCAGGTAGTTGGCGAACCAATACTTAAACCAATTCCTTGGAACAACATAATATATCAGAGCATAATTATTGCTGCTGGGCTTGGAGTAACGTTTGCTACAAGACCGTGGCAAGTAATTTAA
- a CDS encoding Sjogren's syndrome/scleroderma autoantigen 1 family protein, translating into MNNDLIKQGAYYLLRGGTLLSEPCKKCGNLQIKYRQDIICMNCQNSEQDILDQQKTLVKDIETKKEPSKVESEEEDKGISDTFDDIQEVLNQTERQVILTLVELNKEQNATSSPKKYKKYMKIVQTSLRTIEMIKSIKQL; encoded by the coding sequence ATGAATAACGATTTGATTAAACAAGGAGCTTACTATCTATTGAGAGGGGGTACTCTTCTTTCTGAGCCTTGTAAAAAATGTGGAAATCTCCAGATAAAGTATAGGCAAGATATAATTTGTATGAATTGCCAAAACTCAGAACAAGATATACTCGATCAGCAAAAAACTCTTGTTAAAGATATCGAAACTAAAAAAGAACCCAGCAAAGTGGAGAGCGAGGAAGAGGATAAAGGGATTTCAGATACCTTTGATGATATCCAAGAAGTGCTGAATCAAACAGAACGTCAGGTGATTCTAACATTGGTGGAACTCAACAAGGAACAAAATGCAACATCCAGTCCAAAAAAATACAAGAAATATATGAAAATCGTTCAAACTAGCTTGAGAACTATTGAAATGATCAAAAGTATCAAACAGCTTTAG
- a CDS encoding PadR family transcriptional regulator, giving the protein MSRVGSAIPRGFSRHYILELLAGEPMTGKEIIDKAIVQTGGKWKPSPGLIYPLLGRLLEEGLIEEHENGRYRITKKGISIASDIKSAHNIMQKHLEVMFRIGNMGRFMTMDLIDRISAIGSTLSSNLDRMTEEEKNKYKDFLVNELQKLNNQEKIQVDDRKVDDRTIT; this is encoded by the coding sequence TTGTCCCGAGTAGGAAGCGCTATTCCTAGGGGATTCTCTCGCCATTATATTCTAGAGTTATTAGCTGGAGAACCAATGACGGGTAAGGAGATCATCGACAAAGCAATAGTTCAAACGGGTGGAAAATGGAAACCATCTCCGGGCCTTATTTATCCTCTGTTGGGAAGACTACTGGAGGAAGGATTAATTGAAGAGCACGAAAATGGCAGGTATCGGATAACAAAGAAGGGCATTTCAATAGCATCAGACATCAAATCAGCACACAATATAATGCAGAAGCATTTGGAAGTAATGTTCAGGATCGGCAATATGGGAAGATTTATGACCATGGATTTAATTGATAGAATTTCAGCAATAGGATCCACATTGAGTTCAAATCTGGACAGAATGACAGAAGAAGAAAAGAATAAGTATAAAGACTTTTTAGTAAATGAATTACAGAAGCTGAATAATCAGGAGAAAATTCAAGTCGATGATAGAAAAGTGGATGATAGAACGATAACGTAA
- a CDS encoding SRPBCC family protein, whose amino-acid sequence MKNIKTEGNTTEREIIIAFRRSRCLELVTLIPRKQITIVIKDGPIVGTKVINLTKIDAEKSENKVGCEIHMKGLMSLFTFLIKEHILKGTDEAMERIANKAEM is encoded by the coding sequence GTGAAAAATATAAAAACAGAAGGAAATACGACTGAGCGAGAAATTATTATTGCATTCAGACGTTCACGATGTCTCGAATTGGTAACGTTGATACCTCGAAAACAAATAACAATAGTAATTAAAGACGGACCAATTGTTGGAACTAAAGTAATAAATCTAACGAAAATAGATGCTGAAAAAAGCGAAAATAAAGTGGGCTGCGAAATTCATATGAAAGGATTAATGAGTTTATTCACATTCTTGATCAAAGAACATATTCTAAAGGGGACAGATGAAGCCATGGAAAGGATAGCTAATAAGGCCGAAATGTAA
- a CDS encoding CDC48 family AAA ATPase yields the protein MTTKNTSEVLLKIAETDIKFVGKGLALLDPKILGDLQLNVGEVLKLKGKKGPTYVKLSSGLTSDYGRKIIRIDGYTRGILESGIDDHIMVSPAGSVSVAKEVQLIPLEELEYSGFKNSLGNLLDGRVISRSDTIPINLVGKKIVFLVNFMNPNSSPLLVKNTTKFSIGTFKKSNSHSIVRINYEDIGGIKDSILKIREMIELPIRHPELFEKLGIDAPKGVLLYGPPGTGKTLLAKAVANETNASFFSISGPEIMSKFYGESEKRLRETFEQAQEKSPSILFIDELDSIAPKREDVSGEVERRVVSQLLTLMDGINSRGKIIIIGASNRPNAIDPALRRPGRFDREIEIGIPDDDGRLNILNIHTKGMPLGPDVDLRRLSRLTHGFVGADLEVLTKEAAMRSLRRLIPKVNIDQSPVPQDLLNKITILDSDFSNALKDVTPSAIREFSIQKPTVKWNEIGGLDYLKEELADLIDWFLNHSEIYEIADIRPPKGLLLYGMPGTGKTLLAKAIASNSNANFISIKGAELISKWAGESEKAIREVFRKARQLSPCIIFFDEFDAIALRRNKEREGTDSTAKMMSQILTEMDGIENLDSVIVIGATNRIDLIDDALLRPGRFDRVIEIPVPTRESRRQIVKIHLKKKPLDEKTVTIDRILKLTDGFTGAQIEGMINHASILALRDFLRKHRKAEAMNVIFTNSKLKKQDLKNFKITFEYFELAKDKVRNNPKSQNIVT from the coding sequence ATTACTACGAAGAATACTAGTGAGGTTCTTTTAAAAATAGCAGAAACTGATATCAAATTTGTGGGTAAAGGCTTGGCCCTACTTGATCCGAAAATACTTGGTGATCTACAACTAAATGTCGGTGAGGTATTGAAATTAAAGGGAAAGAAAGGTCCTACCTATGTCAAACTTTCTTCAGGGTTAACTTCTGATTATGGTAGAAAGATAATTCGAATTGACGGCTATACCCGAGGTATTCTGGAATCTGGAATTGATGATCATATTATGGTCAGTCCTGCTGGAAGCGTGAGTGTGGCTAAGGAAGTTCAATTGATCCCATTGGAAGAGCTAGAATATTCAGGGTTTAAGAATTCCTTAGGGAATTTGTTAGATGGGCGTGTAATTTCCAGATCGGATACTATCCCAATTAATTTGGTAGGGAAGAAAATTGTCTTTTTGGTAAATTTCATGAATCCCAATTCTAGCCCTTTACTAGTAAAGAATACCACAAAATTCTCGATTGGTACTTTTAAAAAAAGTAATTCCCATTCCATTGTGAGAATTAATTATGAAGATATTGGCGGAATTAAAGACTCGATTCTAAAAATAAGGGAAATGATTGAATTGCCGATTAGACATCCGGAATTGTTTGAAAAGCTAGGAATTGATGCACCTAAGGGTGTATTGTTATACGGTCCACCAGGCACGGGGAAGACCCTGCTAGCAAAAGCAGTTGCAAATGAAACTAATGCGAGTTTCTTTTCTATAAGTGGGCCCGAAATAATGAGCAAGTTTTATGGTGAAAGTGAGAAAAGACTACGAGAGACCTTCGAACAAGCACAAGAGAAATCCCCATCAATACTTTTTATTGATGAACTGGATTCTATCGCTCCAAAACGCGAGGATGTATCAGGGGAGGTTGAAAGGCGCGTAGTATCTCAGCTTTTGACGTTGATGGATGGCATAAATTCTAGAGGTAAAATCATTATAATAGGTGCATCAAATAGACCAAATGCTATCGACCCGGCCCTTAGACGACCGGGTAGGTTTGATAGAGAAATTGAAATAGGTATTCCTGATGATGATGGGAGATTGAATATACTAAATATTCATACAAAGGGAATGCCACTTGGTCCAGATGTCGACCTAAGACGCTTGTCAAGATTAACTCATGGATTTGTAGGTGCAGATTTAGAAGTGTTAACAAAGGAAGCTGCAATGCGCTCGCTAAGACGGTTGATCCCCAAGGTTAATATTGATCAATCGCCTGTTCCACAAGATTTACTCAATAAGATAACAATTCTTGATTCAGATTTTAGTAATGCTCTGAAAGATGTTACACCATCAGCGATTAGGGAGTTCTCTATCCAAAAGCCAACTGTCAAGTGGAATGAAATAGGTGGGTTAGACTATTTAAAAGAGGAGTTAGCCGATTTGATCGACTGGTTTTTAAATCACTCTGAAATATATGAAATAGCCGATATTCGACCTCCAAAGGGATTACTGTTATACGGGATGCCAGGAACCGGTAAGACTCTACTGGCAAAAGCTATTGCTTCAAACTCTAACGCTAACTTTATCAGTATAAAAGGTGCCGAATTGATTTCTAAGTGGGCCGGTGAATCTGAGAAGGCAATCCGAGAGGTTTTCAGAAAGGCTAGGCAGTTATCTCCTTGTATTATTTTCTTTGATGAGTTTGACGCAATTGCGCTTCGAAGGAATAAGGAGAGGGAGGGAACAGATTCAACTGCTAAAATGATGAGTCAGATTCTAACCGAGATGGATGGAATCGAAAATTTAGATAGTGTAATTGTCATTGGTGCCACCAATAGGATAGACTTGATAGATGATGCTCTTTTACGGCCTGGACGCTTTGATAGAGTTATCGAGATTCCTGTTCCAACGAGAGAATCCAGAAGACAAATAGTTAAGATACATCTTAAAAAAAAACCTTTGGATGAAAAAACCGTGACTATTGATAGAATATTGAAATTGACTGATGGCTTCACTGGCGCACAAATTGAGGGCATGATTAATCATGCATCAATTTTGGCTTTAAGGGACTTTCTAAGAAAACATAGGAAGGCAGAGGCAATGAATGTTATATTTACAAATAGTAAACTAAAAAAACAGGATTTAAAGAACTTTAAGATTACCTTTGAATATTTCGAATTAGCTAAAGATAAGGTTAGGAACAATCCTAAAAGTCAGAATATTGTTACCTAA
- a CDS encoding PAC2 family protein produces MMNISIKILKEIKLDNFIVFASLPDMGKVGGLVSEHLIKKLTVEKFAEIGIFEKPWVKNEKGLVKPVIDTYDLFVNYENKIIIMTGKEQPQDPSNLFNLCLTVFDIIKNIGIPKIIYTAGGYHQPQLAQAPKVYAVSTNNETVLKLKTLGINVFDKEIEVITWFNGVILGVASDMKYKAIGLFGEIMETNEKQPLAAKSILKVFSILENISVNTDAFDLEYDNQMLDKNRRNDSYSETSKKSGPGIG; encoded by the coding sequence ATGATGAATATTTCGATTAAAATACTCAAAGAAATAAAGTTAGACAATTTTATTGTTTTTGCTTCCCTGCCAGACATGGGTAAGGTTGGCGGACTCGTATCAGAACATTTGATTAAAAAGCTTACAGTGGAAAAATTCGCAGAGATTGGAATATTTGAAAAGCCTTGGGTAAAAAATGAAAAGGGATTGGTCAAACCTGTGATAGATACCTACGACCTTTTCGTAAATTATGAGAATAAAATTATAATCATGACTGGTAAAGAACAGCCCCAAGATCCTAGCAACCTCTTTAACTTGTGCCTAACCGTTTTTGACATCATAAAAAACATAGGTATTCCAAAAATTATTTATACTGCGGGAGGATACCACCAACCTCAATTAGCACAAGCCCCAAAGGTATACGCAGTATCAACAAATAATGAGACTGTTCTTAAGCTGAAAACCCTAGGAATTAATGTCTTTGATAAAGAAATAGAAGTTATTACTTGGTTTAATGGAGTAATTTTGGGAGTTGCAAGCGATATGAAGTATAAAGCGATAGGTCTATTTGGGGAGATAATGGAAACCAACGAAAAACAACCTTTAGCGGCAAAATCGATTCTAAAAGTTTTTTCCATTCTAGAGAATATATCAGTTAATACCGATGCATTTGATTTAGAGTATGATAATCAAATGCTCGATAAAAACAGACGAAATGATAGCTATAGCGAAACATCAAAAAAGTCAGGACCTGGAATAGGTTAA
- a CDS encoding M3 family oligoendopeptidase has translation MSKGLKVKTGEWDLSELLKDPVKNEFNKSLSDINTKVVNFEEKKSTLGHDISTTDFMKLIKDSEEIAESLSYVTGYAHLKYAEDTSSNDVGALVTKVNIFSTEISNKLLFFDLWFKKALDEENADRLIKGAPDVYKDYLLHERSMSKYTLNEAEEKIINILDVTGMSALIKIYDRMTNGFEFEYIEERGTRKIRKTITNKEKLVSLVRSSISSERVAAYRSLLTTYKKNSGVLGEIYINRILNWNNEYVLLRGFPTPISVRNLSNNISDETIVALLNVCRSNSKVFHQYFKEKAKILKVKKLERYHLYAPLKSQNQEKITYREALKMVLDAFNDFHPEFKTIVQHMVTKKHIHSKLQDNKQGGAFCSTISPKVDPYVLLNFDGTLRDISTMAHEFGHAIHSVLAADKPISVQHSSLPLAETASVFGEMILNDRLLDQVKKKDKKIMLAEQIDDFYATIMRQAYFTIFETSAHEMIGKNSATSIDELSEIYMNNLREQFGNSLKLSDDFRYEWLYIPHFYHSPFYCYAYSFGNLLVMSLYQQFKNEGKGFIPKYIRILSSGGSKKPEDLLLSEGIDISKEDFWQRGFNLVNDKINELKNIE, from the coding sequence ATGTCAAAAGGTTTGAAAGTGAAAACAGGTGAGTGGGATTTATCAGAACTTTTGAAGGATCCGGTCAAAAATGAGTTCAACAAATCATTGAGTGATATCAATACTAAAGTAGTAAACTTTGAAGAGAAAAAATCAACTTTAGGACATGATATTTCTACAACTGATTTTATGAAATTGATTAAGGACTCAGAAGAAATTGCAGAATCTCTAAGTTATGTTACTGGGTACGCTCATTTGAAGTACGCTGAAGATACTTCTTCGAATGATGTAGGTGCATTAGTTACAAAAGTAAATATTTTTTCTACAGAAATATCAAACAAACTTTTGTTCTTTGATTTATGGTTCAAGAAGGCGTTAGATGAGGAAAATGCCGATCGTCTAATAAAAGGAGCTCCAGATGTTTACAAAGATTATTTACTTCATGAGCGTTCCATGTCCAAATATACTCTCAATGAAGCAGAGGAGAAAATAATAAATATACTAGATGTTACAGGAATGAGTGCACTAATCAAGATTTATGATAGAATGACTAATGGTTTTGAGTTTGAGTATATTGAAGAAAGAGGAACAAGAAAGATAAGAAAAACTATTACTAACAAGGAGAAGCTAGTTTCTTTAGTAAGAAGTTCAATATCTTCCGAAAGAGTTGCTGCTTATAGATCGTTGTTGACAACCTATAAGAAAAACAGCGGAGTCCTAGGTGAGATATACATCAACCGAATTTTAAATTGGAATAATGAATACGTCTTACTTCGAGGCTTTCCAACACCCATTTCAGTAAGGAACTTATCAAACAACATTAGCGATGAGACAATTGTGGCGCTTCTTAATGTATGCAGATCTAACTCTAAAGTTTTTCACCAGTATTTTAAGGAAAAGGCTAAGATCCTTAAGGTTAAAAAACTAGAGAGATATCATCTATATGCCCCATTGAAATCGCAAAATCAGGAGAAAATTACTTATAGAGAAGCTCTAAAAATGGTTTTAGATGCTTTTAATGACTTTCATCCAGAGTTTAAAACAATAGTGCAACATATGGTTACTAAGAAACATATTCACTCAAAACTTCAAGACAACAAACAAGGTGGAGCTTTCTGTTCAACAATCAGTCCCAAAGTCGACCCCTATGTACTTTTGAATTTTGATGGTACTTTAAGAGACATTTCAACCATGGCACATGAATTTGGGCATGCGATCCATAGTGTTCTTGCAGCAGATAAACCGATTAGCGTACAGCATTCTTCATTACCACTAGCAGAAACTGCGTCAGTATTTGGAGAGATGATACTTAACGATCGACTTTTGGATCAGGTCAAGAAGAAAGATAAGAAAATCATGTTAGCTGAACAGATAGATGACTTTTATGCGACTATTATGAGGCAAGCGTATTTTACAATTTTCGAAACATCGGCTCATGAAATGATAGGGAAAAATAGTGCTACAAGTATAGACGAATTATCAGAGATTTACATGAATAATTTAAGAGAACAATTCGGAAATTCGTTAAAACTATCTGATGATTTTAGATACGAATGGCTGTACATACCTCATTTTTATCACTCACCTTTCTATTGCTATGCTTATTCATTTGGAAATTTGCTTGTAATGTCGTTATATCAGCAATTCAAGAATGAAGGTAAAGGATTCATACCCAAATACATTCGTATCCTGTCATCTGGGGGCTCGAAAAAACCAGAAGATTTGCTCTTGAGTGAGGGAATTGATATTTCTAAAGAAGATTTTTGGCAGAGAGGGTTTAATCTCGTTAATGATAAAATAAATGAGCTCAAGAATATTGAGTAG
- a CDS encoding CAP domain-containing protein, producing MKILQNHILSEINTDRFSAGLRPVALSDNKAAQYHAAEILKSELLSHWSKNGLKPYMLYSL from the coding sequence TTGAAAATATTGCAGAACCATATACTATCCGAGATTAACACAGATCGATTCAGTGCTGGACTCCGACCCGTAGCTTTAAGTGATAATAAGGCTGCACAATATCATGCCGCCGAAATACTAAAATCAGAGCTTTTATCTCATTGGAGCAAGAATGGATTAAAACCCTACATGTTATATTCTTTATAG
- a CDS encoding 2-oxoacid:ferredoxin oxidoreductase subunit beta, with the protein MEYKLVDFKTPIHNDWCAGCGDFGILNAIQMSLYELKISPHQAAIFSGIGCSGKTPHFINTFGIHTLHGRVLPFAQGAKLANPNLKILAVGGDGDGLGIGSGHFVNSGRRNIDITYIIYNNGVYGLTKGQASPTLKLGMKTKSLPQPNVNDSINPIALACVSGFTYIARGYSYDIKHLKEVIKRGIEHNGLSFIDVLQPCPTYNDINTKEWYQSFSLDENNPSIRIPKIYKLEEEGYNGVVDNDEESSNKIIKAIEKSKEWENRIPVGVFYENKKTPTYEERLQSRIDNYKTYPPALQTIKDENGNSNISIDRLIDELRTK; encoded by the coding sequence ATGGAGTATAAATTAGTCGATTTTAAGACACCAATTCACAATGACTGGTGCGCAGGTTGTGGTGACTTTGGTATACTTAATGCAATTCAAATGTCTCTTTATGAATTAAAAATATCCCCGCATCAAGCGGCCATTTTTTCTGGAATTGGATGTTCAGGAAAAACGCCTCATTTTATTAACACATTTGGAATCCACACATTACATGGTAGAGTATTGCCCTTCGCTCAAGGGGCCAAACTGGCCAATCCAAATTTAAAAATTCTGGCCGTTGGTGGTGACGGAGATGGATTAGGAATTGGTTCTGGACATTTTGTGAATTCTGGAAGAAGAAATATCGATATCACATATATTATTTACAATAACGGAGTTTACGGATTAACCAAGGGGCAAGCCTCTCCCACGCTCAAATTAGGGATGAAGACTAAATCTTTGCCTCAACCTAATGTAAATGATAGTATTAATCCAATAGCATTAGCTTGTGTCAGCGGTTTCACGTATATAGCGAGAGGGTATTCATATGACATAAAGCATCTAAAGGAGGTGATTAAGAGGGGAATCGAGCATAATGGTTTATCCTTTATTGACGTATTGCAGCCTTGTCCTACATATAATGATATAAACACAAAGGAATGGTATCAAAGTTTTAGTCTAGATGAGAATAACCCTTCAATAAGAATTCCCAAGATATACAAGCTAGAGGAAGAAGGTTACAACGGGGTGGTGGATAATGACGAGGAATCTTCCAACAAGATAATCAAAGCAATTGAAAAATCAAAAGAATGGGAAAACAGAATTCCTGTGGGCGTATTTTATGAAAATAAGAAAACACCTACATATGAAGAAAGATTACAAAGCAGAATTGACAATTACAAGACTTATCCACCCGCGCTACAAACAATAAAAGATGAAAACGGAAATTCAAATATCAGTATAGATAGATTGATCGACGAACTTAGAACAAAATAA
- a CDS encoding CBS domain-containing protein has translation MQEVVSEIMSSHVVTINSDKSALDAALLMKEKRISSLIVQDNDKLLGIITERDFVKRVCANDKVSSEVKISELMSKIQTYAAPDTPVDVAVQRMINNRIRRLPVILNGKVIGIITVTDLAKELRRIMLTQGIVELID, from the coding sequence ATGCAAGAAGTGGTAAGTGAAATCATGTCTAGTCATGTTGTTACAATTAATTCTGATAAATCTGCATTAGATGCTGCTCTGCTGATGAAAGAAAAAAGGATTAGCTCTCTGATAGTTCAGGATAATGATAAATTGCTTGGAATCATTACGGAGCGAGACTTTGTTAAAAGGGTTTGCGCTAATGACAAGGTATCCTCAGAAGTGAAGATATCTGAATTAATGTCCAAGATTCAGACCTATGCAGCACCTGATACTCCTGTGGATGTTGCGGTTCAACGAATGATCAATAATCGAATAAGGCGATTGCCTGTTATATTGAATGGGAAGGTGATAGGGATCATCACTGTCACTGATTTAGCTAAAGAATTACGCAGAATCATGCTAACTCAAGGCATAGTCGAACTTATTGATTAG